The following are encoded together in the Anopheles nili chromosome 3, idAnoNiliSN_F5_01, whole genome shotgun sequence genome:
- the LOC128727078 gene encoding STE20-related kinase adapter protein alpha, which translates to MFDNNINNYVLKVELAKCFGNLGTVYLAQHRPSQQHVAVKKFLVEDLKNDISYVMDEAKHLREFDHPNILTYYTAFVHHLDLYFVVPLMCYASCRDTMMNYFDTGFPEPILVCILRDVLQGLVYLHWRGYIHRSIRASHVFLNETRAVLGGFRACTSFLGEGKRVRNLHELPPQSVKSLNWLAPEVLAQNLVGYTEKSDVYSLAVTVIELANGLEPFYNLTTTLMLTEKMNGYLPMLLDASTVVTDDMQGQSMEGKPNEAATAQMRQIYASRQFSDALHKFAEQCLERDPKIRPSASALVSHPVFKQVSHTNIREQFALHCIQKVDFDSIQDHDISLTNSFSQLRVDAGGSFEWDFDDS; encoded by the exons ATGTTCGACAATAACATCAACAACTACGTGCTGAAGGTGGAGCTGGCCAAATGCTTCGGTAACCTTGGGACGGTCTACCTGGCACAGCATCGGCCCTCACAGCAGCATGTCGCGGTGAAAAAGTTCCTGGTTGAAGATCTCAAGAACGACATCAGCTACGTAATGGACGAGGCGAAGCATCTGCGCGAGTTCGACCATCCCAACATCCTCACCTACTACACGGCGTTCGTGCACCACCTCGATCTGTATTTCGTGGTGCCGCTCATGTGCTACGCGTCCTGCCGGGACACGATGATGAACTACTTCGATACCGGCTTCCCGGAGCCGATCCTGGTGTGCATCCTGCGTGACGTGCTGCAGGGCCTGGTGTACCTGCACTGGCGGGGTTACATCCACCGGTCGATCCGAGCGAGCCACGTCTTTCTGAACGAGACACGTGCCGTGCTGGGGGGCTTCCGGGCGTGCACCAGCTTCCTCGGTGAGGGAAAACGAGTCCGGAATTTGCACGAACTACCGCCACAGTCGGTGAAGTCGCTCAACTGGCTCGCCCCCGAAGTGTTGGCCCAGAACCTGGTAGGTTACACGGAAAAATCAGACGTGTACAGCCTCGCGGTCACGGTGATCGAACTGGCAAACGGGTTGGAACCGTTTTACAACCTCACAACAACGCTCATGCTGACGGAGAAGATGAATGGCTATCTGCCGATGCTGTTGGATGCCAGCACCGTCGTGACCGACGACATGCAGGGGCAGTCAATGGAAGGGAAACCGAACGAGGCGGCCACGGCGCAGATGAGGCAGATCTACGCCTCGAGACAGTTTTCCGACGCACTTCACAAGTTCGCCGAACAGTGCCTGGAAAG AGACCCCAAGATCCGGCCGAGTGCCTCCGCCTTGGTGTCGCATCCCGTATTCAAGCAGGTTTCACACACCAACATTCGAGAACAGTTTGCCCTGCACTGCATACAAAAGGTTGACTTTGACTCAATTCAAG ACCACGACATCAGTCTGACGAACAGCTTCTCACAGCTCCGCGTGGACGCTGGTGGTTCTTTCGAGTGGGATTTCGACGATTCGTAA
- the LOC128724038 gene encoding protein Gawky-like yields MAFTEPNDPRAPSVENSSDIDMISASVTPGGSAIADDVSARGLMASVCDSNPPGTTNDAAPLSHTTDDMPTRIDTVTLKCDLNDYLINLTNVRCSLTRSDAAASVACESPVAGSIIKQPIRRTMQQLHKGNHTDGPSYTRFDELVRCTERERQWRLARSPIATMPRMRLCGGGEDSINNGTSAWGTPPGAASNGTVSAWGVLPNQQQVQQQQQQAQPQPAWGGNAGNANNNNNNNGPTGAVGNGNGATGSGGAMQQRGGGSVPLDPNSNKATGSQPGAPNAWNATANHNRGSSAGGGTNAVANVTNNNGNLHHSHNQHQPVGPAGQGQPQQQQAGNGTAKNQLEVLSTMRDALFSQDGWGGQHVNQDTNWEVPGSPEPQGAIVAAASANAAVAAAKPDGGVPSHGAGPGGWKAQTMNNGTELWETNLRNGGGVGSVPHLQHQQQQQQQQQPTVSHLGPSKGPAWVPANNLGGTWMEDDDGTGGVGPEAGASVWNGSSAALVAGTVPLGQGIAGGGGPGPGVGGPSPGAGWGALNNGNVVGSPSATGGGMWPPGGGVPAIATATAAVTPTSAVSMSNVAAIGVKKDLSEWGGAAAVGSVGPAPMGVAGGPNLQSQGGWDARTGVPGGAGSGQAVGGFNLASAMGGGQSNAALGDRVGGGGDLRGDPRGISGRLNGAAAGGMWGAAMADQRASAQAGGGGGGLPGSVGGAGGPQQWGGNNNATGMGSGSNKIPSGWDDGRPAALDDATGGGALWGQGSGPLHRQNSAGWKDMGDVMMRPGAGGPMQRNQQQSVQTGGGSFVGPVPSANAPGGVRLSLGKGADASWMGRNGSWEDATPAAPGWGDEKGAPWNMDLMANGGMGGGGGWNKTPTTPKSAGLEWPDPNELGASAGGGMDWCLGGKPSGGGGSNKQPPLGNPLELIRTSKEYRLLCETGHKKEDVEFALRTTNMNIDDALELLRHGAAVAGLSGSGWRRPLSDDHAGGGGAGGGAGGGGGGLGGMGFDRAYSGRIPPLNHAASGLSYLQNNQSMLNNIPGGGINLDGTGPANLVALNNLKYLSQGSGSAAATAGHPSFNHNSLLPPGGRGPNQQQQQPHQQQQLAAAAAGQPSSQQLRMLVQQIQLAVQNGFLSHQILNQPLAPQTFILLNQLLTHIKQMQLTQSNLARSGATGGVSAVQLTLAINKHKTQIAQLQQQIAAQQSIYLKQQQQQQQQQQQGHQSSMGPPPPPLMSSNPAANLGMDFLRQQQQQQQQHQDLMALHNTFGEMALGKDPLLTSSGGVFPPPVVPLQQQQQQQHAVASATAGNVGGGVVVSGSTSQQSRLNQWKLPSLDKDPSAGKDDLTDFSRAPGPTGKSGLTNTTTSSNISALGLVQDGTWATGRANLGDDWPEQTGDNDGKDWATNATTTNPSSQDNSAFNDLVVPEFEPGKPWKGTQLKIEDDPSITPGSVARSPISISTAKDSELFGGASVTDKLSPVSAADGGGLNLTSSAWSFNTASLTSVAGGGAGAAKALGAKSVWSDNSAAASSSAVDVWGTSIGKPSATRGPPPGLGGTTSNKNGGGHGNGGSQRAGGWATAGTSWLLLKNVPSQIDTLTLRALCIQHGAILNFHSYPAHGLALCRYPTREEAAKAQQALNNCTLNSGTINAECPASEAEVQTYLQQLNNTTSGAAASVASSSGSNVTSQSWRQRGSSGSGADTWGSGWALGSGGGAAGSTGSGGGSSLWAPLDGGADHGTPSNLNSFLPDSLLGPELN; encoded by the exons ATGGCATTTACCGAGCCGAATGACCCACGTGCTCCAAGTGTCGAAAACAGCAGCGACATCGATATGATTTCAGCATCCGTGACACCGGGTGGTAGCGCCATTGCCGACGATGTTTCCGCCCGCGGCCTGATGGCATCCGTCTGCGATTCCAACCCGCCCGGTACGACGAATGATGCGGCCCCATTGAGCCATACAACCGACGACATGCCGACTCGTATTGATACTGTGACAttgaaatgtgatttaaatgaTTACCTGATTAACCTTACGAACGTTAGATGTAGTTTAACGCGGTCGGACGCTGCTGCTTCCGTGGCCTGCGAGTCTCCTGTTGCCGGGAGCATTATCAAGCAACCGATCCGCAGGACGATGCAGCAGTTGCACAAAGGGAACCACACCGATGGTCCGTCGTACACGCGTTTCGACGAGCTGGTACGTTGCACAGAGCGAGAACGTCAATGGCGCCTTGCCCGCAGTCCCATAGCCACGATGCCGCGTATGAGGCTGTGCGGTGGAGGCGAAGATTCCATCAACAACGGCACGAGTGCCTGGGGTACGCCACCAGGTGCTGCCAGCAACGGGACCGTCAGTGCCTGGGGTGTCCTGCCTAACCAGCAACaggtgcagcagcaacaacagcaggcgCAACCGCAACCCGCCTGGGGTGGCAACGCCGGCAAtgcaaacaacaataacaacaataatggGCCTACTGGGGCAGTCGGGAATGGCAACGGTGCGACCGGCAGTGGTGGCGCTATGCAGCAGCGTGGTGGTGGCTCAGTACCGTTGGATCCCAACTCGAACAAGGCCACTGGAAGTCAACCCGGTGCACCGAACGCTTGGAATGCAACGGCCAATCATAACCGCGGATCGTCGGCCGGTGGAGGAACGAACGCAGTGGCCAACGTTACCAACAACAATGGCAACCTTCATCACAGCCATAATCAGCACCAGCCGGTGGGACCAGCTGGCCAAGGacaaccgcagcagcaacaggcgGGCAATGGAACGGCCAAGAACCAGCTCGAGGTGCTCAGCACGATGCGGGACGCTTTGTTCAGTCAGGATGGTTGGGGAGGTCAGCACGTCAATCAGGATACGAACTGGGAGGTGCCGGGTTCACCGGAACCACAGGGTGCCATCGTTGCGGCCGCTTCTGCCAATGCAGCTGTCGCAGCCGCGAAACCGGATGGTGGTGTTCCGTCGCACGGAGCTGGTCCGGGAGGGTGGAAGGCGCAAACCATGAACAACGGCACTGAACTGTGGGAAACGAACCTTCGGAATGGGGGTGGCGTGGGTAGTGTCCCACATctgcaacaccaacagcaacagcagcaacaacaacaaccgacGGTATCACATTTGGGTCCATCGAAAGGACCTGCTTGGGTTCCGGCTAACAACCTCGGTGGAACATGGAtggaagatgatgatggaacGGGTGGCGTTGGTCCTGAGGCGGGTGCCAGCGTTTGGAACGGCAGCTCAGCGGCACTTGTGGCCGGTACGGTGCCACTCGGACAGGGTAtcgctggtggtggcggtcCAGGACCGGGTGTTGGAGGTCCATCGCCTGGCGCCGGTTGGGGAGCGCTTAATAACGGAAACGTGGTGGGCTCACCATCCGCCACCGGAGGAGGAATGTGgccaccgggtggtggtgtgccgGCCATTGCAACGGCGACGGCAGCCGTGACGCCGACTAGCGCCGTGTCGATGAGCAATGTGGCGGCCATTGGTGTGAAGAAGGATCTGAGTGAATGGGGAGGAGCTGCTGCGGTGGGTTCCGTTGGACCTGCACCGATGGGAGTCGCGGGTGGTCCGAATCTTCAATCGCAGGGTGGTTGGGACGCAAGGACGGGTGTCCCCGGTGGAGCAGGAAGCGGGCAAGCGGTGGGCGGATTCAACCTGGCTTCCGCCATGGGTGGAGGACAATCGAACGCAGCGTTGGGTGATCGAGTTGGAGGTGGCGGTGACTTACGAGGTGATCCGCGTGGCATTTCTGGTCGGTTGAATGGAGCGGCCGCTGGAGGCATGTGGGGTGCGGCTATGGCGGATCAGCGTGCATCGGCTCAAGCCGGAGGAGGCGGTGGAGGACTTCCCGGATCCGTTGGTGGCGCAGGAGGACCCCAGCAGTGGGGCGGAAACAACAATGCCACCGGAATGGGTTCCGGATCGAACAAGATACCTTCCGGATGGGATGACGGACGGCCTGCCGCGTTAGATGATGCTACAGGAGGCGGTGCGCTTTGGGGACAAGGAAGCGGACCATTGCATCGACAGAACTCGGCCGGTTGGAAGGATATGGGTGATGTTATGATGCGTCCCGGTGCTGGCGGTCCTATGCAACGGAACCAGCAACAATCCGTGCAAACCGGTGGAGGTTCGTTTGTTGGCCCCGTTCCGTCAGCAAATGCACCCGGTGGCGTGCGGCTTTCACTCGGTAAAGGAGCTGACGCCTCGTGGATGGGACGGAACGGTTCCTGGGAGGATGCAACACCTGCCGCGCCCGGTTGGGGTGACGAAAAAGGCGCTCCATGGAACATGGATCTGATGGCAAACGGTGGTATGGGGGGTGGAGGAGGTTGGaataaaacacccaccacACCCAAATCGGCCGGTCTTGAATGGCCCGACCCGAATGAGCTGGGTGCATccgccggtggtggcatgGATTGGTGCCTGGGCGGGAAACCatccggtggcggtggatcAAACAAGCAGCCACCATTGGGCAACCCACTGGAGCTGATCCGCACCAGCAAGGAGTACCGGCTGCTGTGTGAAACTGGCCACAAAAAGGAGGACGTCGAGTTTGCGCTTCGCACCACCAACATGAATATCGACGATGCACTCGAGCTTTTGCGTCATGGCGCTGCTGTTGCAGGGCTTTCCGGAAGCGGATGGCGCAGACCACTTTCCGACGATCATGCCGGAGGTGGCGGTGCAGGTGGAGGAgctggcggcggcggtggtggactTGGTGGAATGGGCTTCGACAGAGCTTATTCGGGACGGATTCCTCCTCTCAATCACGCAGCCAGTGGGTTGTCATACTTACAG AACAATCAAAGCATGCTGAACAACATCCCCGGTGGTGGGATCAATCTCGACGGTACCGGACCGGCCAATTTGGTAGCGCTGAACAATCTGAAGTATCTGTCGCAAGGTTCCGGCTCGGCGGCGGCTACGGCAGGACATCCATCATTCAATCACAATTCCTTGTTACCGCCCGGAGGCCGTGGGCCtaatcaacaacagcagcaaccacaccagcaacagcagctggcAGCGGCCGCCGCTGGGCAACCTTCCAGCCAGCAGCTTCGCATGCTCGTCCAGCAGATCCAGCTGGCCGTGCAGAACGGTTTCCTAAGTCATCAGATCCTCAATCAACCGTTAGCGCCGCAGACGTTCATTCTGTTGAACCAGTTGCTCACTCATATTAAG CAAATGCAATTGACACAAAGCAACTTGGCGCGCAGCGGAGCTACCGGCGGTGTCAGTGCCGTCCAGCTAACGTTGGCCATCAACAAGCATAAGACGCAGATTGcgcagctccagcagcaaaTCGCAGCACAGCAGAGTATTTATctgaagcagcaacagcaacaacaacagcagcaacagcagggaCACCAGAGTTCGATGggaccaccaccgcctccgcTGATGTCTTCGAACCCGGCCGCTAACCTTGGCATGGATTTCCttcgccagcagcaacagcagcagcagcagcaccaggaTCTTATGGCACTGCATAACACCTTCGGGGAGATGGCACTCGGCAAGGACCCACTCCTAACGTCTTCTGGTGgcgttttcccgccaccgGTCGTAcccttgcagcagcaacaacaacagcaacacgcTGTGGCTTCGGCGACCGCCGGAAACGTTGGAGGCGGCGTCGTCGTTAGCGGCAGTACTAGTCAGCAGTCTCGCTTAAACCAGTGGAAGCTTCCGTCGCTCGACAAGGACCCATCCGCTGGTAAAGATGATCTCACCGATTTCTCGCGCGCTCCCGGTCCCACGGGAAAGTCCGGATTGACCAACACCACTACCAGCTCCAACATAAGCGCTCTGGGTCTCGTGCAAGATGG AACCTGGGCAACTGGTCGTGCCAACTTGGGAGATGATTGGCCGGAGCAAACGGGTGACAACGATGGAAAAGATTGGGCtaccaacgccaccaccactaACCCCTCGTCACAGGACAATTCCGCTTTTAACGACCTAGTAGTACCTGAGTTCGAGCCGGGCAAACCATGGAAG GGGACGCAACTAAAGATCGAGGACGACCCTAGTATTACGCCGGGCAGTGTGGCCCGTTCGCCAAtctccatttccaccgccaaAGACTCGGAACTGTTCGGTGGTGCATCCGTGACCGATAAGCTGTCCCCGGTGTCCGCGGCCGATGGAGGCGGCCTGAATCTTACGTCTTCCGCGTGGAGCTTCAACACGGCCTCACTCACGTCGGTAGCGGgaggtggtgctggtgccgcGAAGGCGTTGGGCGCTAAATCGGTCTGGTCTGACAATTCGGCCGCTGCCAGTAGCTCGGCTGTCGATGTTTGGGGTACGTCGATTGGTAAACCCTCGGCAACGCGAGGTCCACCACCCGGTTTGGGTGGAACGACTTCCAATAAGAACGGCGGTGGGCATGGAAATGGTG GGTCTCAGCGTGCTGGCGGTTGGGCTACGGCCGGAACCTCATGGTTATTGCTGAAGAACGTACCATCACAG ATTGACACTTTGACGCTACGTGCGCTTTGCATCCAACACGGCGCTATTCTTAACTTCCACTCGTATCCGGCCCACGGGCTTGCACTGTGCCGCTATCCGACCCGAGAGGAAGCTGCCAAGGCACAGCAGGCGCTCAACAATTGCACGCTCAACTCGGGCACGATCAATGCCGAGTGTCCCGCCAGCGAAGCGGAGGTTCAAACCTACCTTCAGCAGCTGAACAACACGACTAGCGGAGCGGCCGCATCCGTAGCCAGCAGTAGCGGTTCGAATGTAACGTCCCAGTCCTGGAGACAGCGTGGTTCGAGCGGTTCAG GTGCTGACACGTGGGGCTCTGGATGGGCTCTCGGTAGTGGTGGAGGTGCCGCCGGAAGCACCGGTAGCGGTGGAGGCAGTAGCCTTTGGGCACCGTTGGATGGTGGGGCCGATCACGGAACACCGTCCAACCTGAACTCGTTCCTACCGGACAGCTTGCTCGGGCCGGAACTGAATTAG
- the LOC128727080 gene encoding myosin-2 essential light chain isoform X3, with translation MTNLTEDQLAEFQEAFNLFDNRGDGKIQQQQIGECLRALGQNPTESDVKKFTMQLKPDERVSFEVFLPIYQAISKQRTAETADDFIEGLRHFDKDASGFISSAELRHLLTTLGEKLGDDEVEQLLQNQEDSQGNVNYEEFVRMVMSG, from the exons AATTCCAGGAGGCGTTCAACCTGTTCGACAACCGCGGCGATGGCAagatccagcagcagcaaattggCGAGTGTCTCCGAGCCCTTGGccaaaacccaaccgaatCGGACGTGAAGAAGTTCACGATGCAGCTGAAACCGGACGAACGCGTCTCGTTTGAGGTGTTCCTACCCATCTACCAGGCCATCTCGAAGCAACGCACGGCCGAAACGGCGGACGACTTCATCGAAGGACTGCGCCACTTCGACAAGGACGCCAGTGGCTTCATTTCGTCCGCCGAGTTGCGCCATCTGCTGACGACGCTCGGTGAAAAGCTGGGTGACGATGAG GTCGAACAACTGCTCCAGAACCAGGAGGACTCGCAAGGAAACGTGAACTACGAAGAGTTCGTTCGGATGGTTATGAGCGGTTAG
- the LOC128724037 gene encoding zinc finger protein 154-like yields the protein MQCRVCLDCNSKCYKSLFVHDGGIAISQIIQYCADVLISEDDDLPSQACTKCCEEAMVAFTFVKKCRQSDSELRVQQVLEKQKQPATNSSPYSETIPGQSYQEPIEPRPTEDGVEILHELVDVPFQDGFSKEEEFPVEYLEQYDDTEDEINVIPDAEIQSFPLNDLAGSVSSSFRYCCYGDCMLKFVSKDELNDHMHSQHQAQDDAENSVHSNHRCDNCDRCFSSAQELCTHQRLLQLKRALIRPLTAKGRPKKHPCLFSSPIKKCCDCYASFSTIESLLAHTDQQHSVRRTVHDSTRPVRCEICYKLFQHEANLRRHQHVAYKPRNYSCGTCGACFVTPSQLATHEHVHADERKHTCQECGASFKKEQNLKMHSLLHREKQEVCKICGLRFHRKSNLRMHQRVHSDAYYSVCPHCGKQCKNRSRLSEHLKVHTKDKSLECRYCSKRFAYCTDRKRHEMSHTGDYPFVCGCAKKFTRNAPFLRHRSKCQDADKTKPNEINGEI from the exons ATGCAATGCCGTGTTTGCTTGGATTGCAATAGTAAATGTTACAAATCTCTTTTTGTTCACGATGGGGGGATAGCTATATCCCAAATCATACAATACTGCGCGGATGTCCTG ATATCAGAAGATGACGACTTACCCTCGCAAGCCTGTACGAAATGCTGTGAAGAGGCCATGGTGGCTTTCACGTTCGTTAAGAAATGCCGTCAATCGGACTCCGAACTGCGGGTGCAACAGGTCCTTGAAAAGCA AAAACAGCCCGCTACTAATAGTTCACCGTACAGCGAGACCATTCCAGGGCAATCCTATCaggaaccgatcgaaccgaggCCCACAGAGGACGGTGTTGAAATTTTGCATGAGTTGGTGGATGTTCCGTTTCAGGACGGATTCAGCAAGGAAGAAGAATTCCCCGTCGAATACCTCGAGCAATACGACGACACGGAGGATGAGATAAACGTTATTCCAGACGCAGAAATTCaaagttttccattaaatgatCTCGCTGGTTCTGTCTCGTCGTCATTTCGGTATTGCTGCTACGGAGATTGTATGTTAAAATTCGTCTCCAAAGATGAGCTGAATGACCACATGCACTCGCAGCATCAAGCGCAGGATGATGCTGAAAATAGTGTGCATAGTAACCACCGATGCGATAATTGCGATCGATGTTTTTCCTCGGCACAGGAACTATGCACTCACCAGCGGTTGCTGCAGCTAAAGCGAGCCCTTATACGTCCCTTAACCGCTAAAGGGCGTCCAAAGAAACACCCATGTTTGTTTAGCTCACCGATCAAAAAATGCTGCGATTGCTATGCGTCTTTTTCCACGATTGAGTCCTTGCTTGCTCACACCGATCAGCAACACTCGGTTCGTCGGACGGTACACGATTCCACCCGTCCGGTGCGGTGCGAGATCTGTTACAAGCTGTTCCAGCATGAGGCGAACCTTCGGAGACACCAGCACGTGGCCTACAAACCACGCAACTATTCCTGTGGCACGTGCGGCGCTTGCTTTGTGACGCCCTCGCAACTTGCCACACACGAGCACGTGCATGCCGATGAGCGGAAGCACACCTGCCAGGAGTGTGGGGCCAGCttcaaaaaggagcaaaacctTAAGATGCATTCACTGCTGCATCGCGAGAAGCAGGAGGTGTGTAAGATCTGCGGGTTGCGCTTTCACCGGAAATCGAACCTCCGAATGCACCAGCGCGTCCACTCCGACGCATACTACAGCGTTTGTCCGCACTGTGGAAAGCAGTGCAAGAATCGGTCCCGTTTGAGCGAGCATTTGAAGGTGCATACGAAAGATAAATCGCTGGAATGTCGGTATTGTTCGAAGCGGTTCGCTTACTGTACCGATCGAAAGCGCCACGAAATGAGCCACACCGGGGACTATCCGTTCGTGTGTGGTTGTGCGAAAAAATTCACCCGAAACGCGCCGTTTCTACGGCATAGGAGCAAGTGTCAGGATgccgataaaacaaaacctaaTGAAATAAATGGCGAAATATGA